One Setaria viridis chromosome 7, Setaria_viridis_v4.0, whole genome shotgun sequence genomic region harbors:
- the LOC117862767 gene encoding pentatricopeptide repeat-containing protein At4g33990, which produces MLRTGARPDPFTLPLLNRAAASLPRFVGAAHCFGIRAGFCGNIYFCNTLLEAYTRHGLVGPARQVFDEMLERDVVSWTTLASAYAGAGEPREVSQLVTAMRTSGGCEPSAVTLSVVLRVCTALRDTAGGRQLHCYAVKSAWAGDFLVFNSILTHYSRTASLEDAAMLFEQSQRSDMVSWNIIISVYSSEGNVSKVADMYERMRAEEVYPSCETLTSVVAAFTKHRFLLQGKKLHSFAVRSGLMDTILVASFVDFYAKCGELLSSVQLFEEFRGASSCLWSAMLWAFIHHGMFIDAIRLFERMMDYFCVPSADMLRGLIICCTEIGALKCGKATHGYVIRNNYAAESKSSSLETSIVMLYAKCGCILLAERCFSRILYKDLVSWSSMIEAFTIHGHSKEALTMFNRMLEEGIKPNGVTFLSLLSACSHSGLVTEARELFDCMTKTFRLAPDLGHYTSMVDVLGRSGNLEEALQVISDMKVSPDGRIWGALLASCRMHSNSKLACFAAQKLVELEPDNVGYHVVFSNVHAGGGRWAEVEDIRSSMIGMNMEKSPAWSCLSSIGVP; this is translated from the coding sequence ATGCTGCGGACCGGCGCCCGCCCCGACCCCTTCACGCTCCCGCTGCTCAACCGTGCTGCGGCGTCGCTCCCCCGCTTCGTCGGCGCCGCCCACTGCTTCGGCATCCGGGCCGGCTTCTGCGGAAACATATACTTCTGCAACACGCTGCTGGAGGCCTACACGCGGCACGGGTTGGTGGGGCCCGCACGccaggtgttcgacgaaatgctcGAGCGGGACGTAGTTTCTTGGACCACGCTGGCGTCCGCATATGCTGGCGCCGGGGAGCCGCGGGAGGTATCCCAGCTGGTGACGGCGATGAGGACCAGCGGTGGCTGCGAGCCCAGTGCAGTCACGCTTTCTGTGGTGCTCCGGGTATGCACGGCCCTAAGGGACACTGCCGGCGGTAGGCAGCTGCACTGCTACGCCGTGAAGAGCGCGTGGGCAGGTGATTTCCTAGTTTTCAACTCAATATTGACGCACTATAGCCGGACTGCCAGCTTGGAGGACGCAGCTATGCTGTTCGAGCAGTCCCAGAGAAGTGACATGGTTTCGTGGAACATTATAATCTCAGTGTATTCTTCAGAGGGGAATGTTTCTAAAGTCGCTGATATGTATGAAAGGATGAGGGCAGAGGAAGTGTATCCAAGCTGTGAGACATTAACTTCCGTTGTTGCTGCATTCACCAAGCACAGGTTTCTTCTGCAAGGCAAGAAGCTGCATTCCTTTGCAGTTAGAAGTGGGCTCATGGACACAATCTTGGTAGCATCGTTTGTGGACTTCTATGCGAAATGTGGTGAGTTACTGTCATCAGTTCAGTTGTTTGAGGAGTTCAGGGGGGCAAGCAGCTGCCTATGGTCGGCCATGCTCTGGGCCTTTATCCACCATGGAATGTTCATAGACGCAATCCGTCTGTTTGAGAGAATGATGGACTATTTCTGCGTTCCCAGTGCTGATATGCTGCGAGGACTCATAATCTGTTGCACTGAAATAGGTGCTTTAAAGTGCGGTAAAGCAACTCATGGATACGTCATAAGAAACAACTATGCTGCAGAATCTAAGAGTAGTTCCTTGGAGACATCCATTGTTATGCTCTATGCTAAATGTGGGTGCATTCTTCTGGCAGAAAGGTGCTTCAGCAGAATCCTTTATAAAGATCTAGTCTCATGGAGTTCAATGATTGAAGCATTCACAATCCATGGTCATAGTAAGGAAGCTCTCACAATGTTTAATCGGATGCTGGAAGAAGGAATAAAGCCAAATGGAGTGACCTTCCTGAGCTTGCTGTCAGCTTGTAGTCATTCAGGTCTTGTAACTGAAGCTCGCGAATTGTTCGATTGCATGACAAAAACCTTCAGACTTGCACCCGATCTAGGACACTATACCTCTATGGTAGATGTTCTTGGCCGCTCAGGTAATCTAGAGGAGGCTCTACAAGTGATCAGTGACATGAAAGTTAGTCCGGATGGAAGAATATGGGGTGCTCTCCTTGCATCATGCAGGATGCACTCAAACTCTAAGCTTGCATGTTTTGCTGCTCAGAAACTTGTGGAATTGGAACCGGATAATGTTGGCTATCATGTGGTGTTCAGTAATGTCCATGCTGGAGGTGGTAGATGGGCTGAAGTGGAGGACATTAGAAGCTCCATGATAGGAATGAACATGGAGAAATCCCCTGCTTGGAGCTGTCTTTCTAGCATTGGTGTTCCTTGA